The Nitrospirales bacterium genome includes a window with the following:
- a CDS encoding polyphosphate kinase 2 family protein gives MFTPVKSPYLVPFNSQFSLKKARTVPKGKVLSKKLYEKKLAKLIRKMSDRQRTLYAHDHHAVLLVFQAMDAAGKDSTIRAVTSGINPAGCQVFSFRQPSNLELDHDFLWRTTKCLPERGRIGIFNRSYYEEVLIVRVHPKYLKNQRLPDGYDLRTIWDERFESIRDYEQHLARNGTVIVKFWLNVSREEQKRRFLSRIQVPEKNWKFSSSDIKEREFWKDYMQAYEEALNATSRPWAPWYAIPADHKPSMRITVAEIVVKTLEGLGLQYPSLSKSERAELETMRQLLGQEN, from the coding sequence ATGTTTACACCTGTGAAGAGTCCTTACCTCGTGCCGTTTAATTCACAGTTTTCACTCAAAAAGGCTCGGACCGTACCAAAAGGGAAAGTTCTGTCCAAAAAGCTGTATGAGAAGAAATTAGCCAAGCTGATCAGGAAAATGAGTGACCGCCAGCGAACGCTGTATGCTCACGACCATCATGCCGTTTTACTCGTGTTTCAAGCGATGGATGCAGCGGGAAAAGATTCGACGATTCGTGCCGTCACGAGTGGGATCAATCCGGCCGGCTGTCAGGTCTTTTCATTTAGGCAACCCTCTAATCTCGAGCTTGATCACGATTTCTTATGGAGAACCACGAAGTGTTTGCCCGAACGGGGACGAATAGGAATCTTTAACCGTAGTTATTATGAGGAAGTGTTGATCGTTCGTGTTCACCCGAAATATTTGAAAAATCAACGTTTGCCGGATGGCTATGATTTAAGGACGATATGGGACGAACGATTTGAGTCGATCCGCGACTATGAACAGCATTTGGCCCGCAATGGGACCGTCATCGTCAAATTTTGGCTCAATGTGTCACGGGAAGAACAAAAGCGACGGTTTCTCTCTCGGATACAAGTTCCGGAGAAAAACTGGAAGTTTTCATCGTCGGACATTAAAGAACGTGAGTTTTGGAAAGACTATATGCAGGCGTATGAAGAAGCGCTCAATGCGACGTCACGACCATGGGCCCCATGGTATGCAATCCCTGCCGACCATAAACCGTCCATGCGGATTACGGTTGCCGAGATTGTCGTGAAGACTTTGGAGGGGTTGGGACTACAGTACCCTAGTTTGAGCAAGTCCGAACGAGCGGAATTAGAAACCATGCGTCAGCTACTTGGACAAGAAAACTGA
- a CDS encoding cytochrome c family protein — protein sequence MTRMIITVGLTLCLMGAMAFGIGGPASFVFAEKTEKTSKPLQKAFPHSQKCKRCHIRVFEEWEASAQSRSIVTSAFRVTLDRYLSTAPEGQQSMCFRCHAPHILEYGHEAKMFIDEVKSKDPQIDGVGCSQCHLIKEVDPNTHPPHPTYQLEKTVFGGYKKPVDNLAHQSEPSALFQSSQFCITCHDSLPREPGSPKLPDWMGNWKETKAEKEGKTCQSCHMPGAFGESANGEKNRKIANHSFPGRFGKVRAKAVEIDFKTEVQGKTSKVEATIQSLVPHNLPMPHPGWYRVVVDLTVLGKNLKKVYGEQRFYERVYGDKNGKKTVLDFEAATVLHDTLLKPEERRSEIFTFPTPLNAPSMDVIITLTYAPIHGPEEFVKAVEAESNLGKQDRAFVPVEVVKKKINIPLKKQ from the coding sequence ATGACGAGGATGATCATAACCGTGGGGTTGACGCTGTGCTTGATGGGGGCCATGGCGTTTGGAATTGGTGGCCCTGCATCTTTCGTATTCGCGGAAAAAACAGAAAAGACCTCAAAACCCTTGCAAAAGGCGTTTCCGCATTCGCAAAAATGTAAACGCTGTCATATCAGGGTGTTTGAAGAATGGGAGGCCTCAGCTCAGTCTCGTTCGATCGTGACGTCGGCTTTTCGAGTGACCCTTGATCGCTATTTATCGACTGCACCCGAGGGTCAGCAATCGATGTGTTTCCGGTGTCATGCCCCTCATATTCTTGAATATGGGCACGAGGCCAAGATGTTTATCGATGAAGTCAAATCGAAAGACCCGCAGATTGATGGAGTGGGATGTTCGCAATGTCACCTCATCAAAGAAGTCGATCCCAACACGCATCCGCCACATCCAACCTATCAATTAGAAAAAACTGTCTTTGGCGGATATAAAAAGCCAGTAGACAACTTGGCCCATCAATCGGAACCATCAGCCTTATTCCAAAGTTCTCAGTTTTGTATCACGTGTCATGATTCTTTGCCTCGCGAGCCTGGCTCTCCCAAGTTGCCTGACTGGATGGGAAACTGGAAGGAGACGAAGGCTGAAAAAGAAGGCAAAACGTGTCAGTCCTGTCATATGCCTGGAGCGTTTGGCGAATCCGCAAATGGTGAAAAAAACCGAAAAATTGCCAATCACAGTTTCCCTGGACGATTTGGAAAAGTTCGAGCTAAGGCGGTTGAGATAGACTTTAAGACTGAAGTTCAAGGAAAAACCTCAAAAGTTGAGGCGACGATCCAGAGTTTGGTTCCGCATAACCTTCCCATGCCCCATCCAGGCTGGTATCGGGTTGTGGTAGATTTAACGGTTCTTGGGAAAAACCTAAAAAAAGTGTATGGAGAACAACGGTTTTACGAACGGGTATATGGAGACAAGAACGGGAAGAAGACCGTGTTGGATTTTGAAGCGGCCACAGTGCTGCATGATACCCTGCTGAAGCCTGAAGAAAGGCGGAGCGAAATATTTACCTTCCCCACGCCGCTCAATGCTCCTTCGATGGATGTGATTATCACCTTGACCTATGCGCCGATTCATGGACCAGAGGAATTTGTTAAAGCGGTTGAAGCCGAGTCGAACCTCGGGAAACAGGATCGAGCCTTTGTCCCTGTTGAAGTTGTGAAGAAAAAAATTAACATTCCCCTCAAAAAGCAATGA